Part of the Candidatus Omnitrophota bacterium genome is shown below.
GCGATACTGGCGGCGATCGACAGGGCCGGATATAAGGCGGGCAAAGATGTCGCGATCGCGCTCGACCCGGCGGCGAGCTCGTTCTACGAGAACGGCAAATATATCTTAGAGGCCGAAGAGAAGAGGGAGAATTCCAGCAAGGATATGGTGGAGTTCTATTCCCGGTGGGTATCGAAGTATCCCATCGTCTCCATAGAAGACGGCCTCGCGGAAGACGACTGGGACGGCTGGAAGGCGCTGACAGAAAAACTGGGGAAGTCCATACAGCTTGTAGGCGATGATCTCTTCGTCACAAATACGAAACGCCTCAAGATGGGAATAGACCGGAAGGTGGCGAATTCGATCCTGATAAAGGTGAACCAGATAGGGACGCTGACCGAGACGCTGGAAGCGATAGCGATGGCTAAGAAGGCCGGGTATACGGCGGTCGTGTCCCACCGCTCGGGCGAGACCGAAGACACCACCATCGCGCATCTTGTGGTGGCGGTCAACATGGGCCAGATAAAGACAGGCTCCGCCTGCAGGTCGGAAAGGATATGTAAGTACAACGACCTTCTCCGCATCGAGGAAGGGCTCGGTAAAAAAGCGGTATACGGGAAGGCAATTTGGCGAAAATAAAGGGAAAGGTACTCTTCGCGATCATAGTCCTTGCAGTGATATTCCTGCCGCCGTTCGCGAAGTATCAGGAGTTGAGGTACAGGAATAAGAAGCTCGAGAACGAGCTGATCGAGATGAAGAGAGAGGCGAGGCGGCTTGAGATGGAGAAACTGCGCCTCGAGACCGATATCACCTACGTCGAAAAGAAGGCGCGCGAGAAGATAGGCGTCGTGCGTAAGGGCGAGATAGTCCTCAAAGAGTCGCCTAAGTAAGCTGTCAGCTATCAGCCGTCAGCTTTCAGCTAAAAGCAAAAAAGAAGGGGAAGCTTATTCGGCTTCCCCTTTTAAAATGGTAGCGGGGCTCCGATTCGAACGGAGGACCTCAAGGTTATGAGCCTTGCGAGCTACCAGGCTGCTCTACCCCGCAATGTGTATTGTATTATACAGACCTACCCGAAAAAATCAAGCAAAATTTTACAATAAATCCCCGCATTCTAACCAGGTTAGATATGGCAGGTTAGGAATGAAAAAATGCAGCTGGCTTTCTCTTGACTTAACGTCATTCTGTAGTATACTTATCAGGTTATCTTTAAAGAAGAATTATCACGTAATATGAACATAATATGACAATGCGAAATAAGTCCACAGTCCACAGTCCACAGTCCACAAATATACTAGCGTATCGCTGGGCTAAAAAGCCCCTTGCGGCTTTTGTCGCGGGGGTCTTTCTCTTTACAGGTACCTTTGGCTATGCCGGGGATAGCCTCTCGCCCTCATTACGTTCCAGGATGGCCGGGTTCCAGGAGAAGTTCCTGGCCGGGGAGGTCCTGTTGTCCCATAAACGTGTCAATGAATATATAGAGAACGCTTTCGCGGGCGGGGCGGCAAAGAGGGATGGGGAGACGATCGGGATCGGTAGTAGCAAATTTTACAGAGCCGGGCAGCTCGAATTCAACGAAGCAGAGGTCGTCTCCGTACCCGGACTGCTGGCAAAGGCGCGTCAGCCCGCGCATGTAGGGCTCGGCCGGGCCGCCGGCAGACCGACCATATACCTGGATGGCGGGTTATATTATGATGAGGACCTGCGGCGGCACGAGGTCGACGAAGTGGTCCAATGGGAACTCTTACGGGGCAAGCTCAATTTGAGACCGCACCAGATGCGGCAATGGATCCTCGACCATTTTGACCTTCCCGATGAAGATCTGAAGGGCACCGAATATGAAAGATCGGCCCCGGAACTTACCTCCGCCGCGATCGCAAGGAAATTCCACGAACGG
Proteins encoded:
- a CDS encoding septum formation initiator family protein, whose product is MAKIKGKVLFAIIVLAVIFLPPFAKYQELRYRNKKLENELIEMKREARRLEMEKLRLETDITYVEKKAREKIGVVRKGEIVLKESPK